The following nucleotide sequence is from Salinigranum halophilum.
ACGACGCGGAACCGACGCCGGGCCCGGACACGGAAGGGCCGAACCGCGACCACACCTGACGCGCCCCGTCGGGAGCAAAGCTATACTGTCGGGGGCCGAGATACTCCCGTGCGCGTTTACGAGACGACCACCGTCGACTGGGGCGACCTCGACACGGAGACGCGCGCGTCGCTCGCGTGGACCGGGATGGCGGCCTTTCAGGTCCTCGACGGCGTCTCACCCCCGGAGGTCGACCCCATCCAGGCGTACGCGCCACACCGGGTCGACGTCGGTCGCGGCGGGAGCCAGGAACTCGTGCTCGTCTACACGGAGCGACGACCGTCGTCGTTTCCGCACTCCTCGGGCGTGACCGTCGCGGACCTCGACACCGTCGTCGAGGACGCCCTCCGGGAGGACGAGACGCGGGTTCTCAGACGGCTCCGCGACGACGAGGCGTTCCGAGCGCTCCTGCGTCGGCACCTCTCCGCCGAGGCCCGCACGTCGCTGGTCGAGGAGTACGGTCAGGACCCGGACGCGGCGGGCTACGTCCAGCGGTTGCTCGACACTACCTAATTGCGGCACTCGAAGTCGGGGGTCCGTCCCAGTCGGCCATGGCGTGTGAGGTCGCGCACGCATTAGCCTGTCTAGCGTGGTCACCGACGAGACGAGGACACCGTTGCTCTCCGGGTCGAGACCGACGATGAAGTATGAGTGTGGACAGTGGGATTGCCCGGCGTTCCGGCACGGGTAGTCCCGGTTGCCTCCTCCACCCCGCACCCCGTCGAGCGGCGCACGTCCAGTGGTGGGCTGCTCACTTCCGTGCCTGACCCGATTCCACCGACGAACCACGGACGACCACCCCTGCGGATGGGGCCCGTGGGCCGCTGCCCCCGACGGACGAGGCTTCTCAGTCGGCTCCCGGGGCCCGTGTCGGTCTGACCGGACGCCCCCGGGTTCGGTCCCCGCTAAAGACCTATTTCACGGGTGACGAGCAGGGCCTAACTGCCCGACCTAGTCCATCCCATCCTATCCCGGTGCCACATAAGGGCCTTTCGGCTTGGATTGCAGACCCAAATCAGAGGACGGCACGGGCGTACGCACCCGCGCTCAGCGGGACGAAGGCGGTGAGGCCGACGACGACCCAGCGGTGGTAGCCCATCCAGGCGGCGGAGAAGTTGAACACGAGTTCGGGGTCGACGGCGAACGCCCACGAGGCGGCCAGCCCGAGCATCCCCAGGCCGAGAACGAGCGTGAGACCGGCCGCGGTCACCGGGTCGGTCCGCCCGCGTCGGCCCGCGAGGAAGACGACGACGGCGATCGGTGCGAGGAACCCGAGCACGGTCCCGCCGGCCGGACCAGACGCGTAGTAGAGCCCGAGTTCGGTCCCCGGGTTCGAGACGAGCACGAACGGTGCGACGAGCGCAGCGACGACGGCGCCACAGGCGACACTGCCGACGAGGGGCGCGACGTCTTCGACGTCCATGTTCCAACCCCTGTCCGCCGTGGTCTTAACAGGTCTGAAACGGCGCTCGCGCTCACGGCGGCGGCGGTCGTCTCGCGCAGGCAGAAAGTGGAAAGAAGTAAGCGGGACGGTGCGCCTCGTCCTGTATGGAACGCGTTGCAATCATCGGCGCATCGATGACCCAGTTCGGGCAACGGGACGCCTGGCTCCAGGAGCTACTCGCCGAGGCGGGGCAGGCCTGTCTCGACGACGCGGGCGTCTCCGCCGACGAGATCGACCACCTCTACCTCTCGAACATGGCGAGCGGCGAGTTCGAGGGGCAGACGGGCTCGATGAACTACCTGGCGCACGACCTGGCCGCGATGCCGTCGTACACCCAGCGCATCGACCAGACCTCCTCCTCCGGCGGGGCGGGCGTCTACGCCGCGTACCAGTCCATCGCGTCGGGCGCGAGCGAGATGACGCTGCTCGTCGGCGGGGAGAAGATGACCCACTGCACCACCGCGGAGGCGACCGACGTCATCGCGTCCATCACACACCGTGCGGAGTACAAACACGGCCTGACGCTCCCCTCTTTCGCCGGGCTGACGGCGCGGCTGTACCTCGACCAGTACGACGCCCCACGGGAGTCGCTCGGAAAGGTCGCCGTCAAGAACCACAAGAACGGCGTCCACAACCCTCACGCGCAGTTCCAGAAGGAGGTCGACCTCGAGACGGTGCTGGAGTCGCCCATAGTCGCCGACCCGCTCCGCCTGTACGACTTCTGTCCCATCACCGACGGCTCCGCAGCGCTCCTGTTCTGCCCCGAGTCCGTGGCGGAGCAGTACACCGACGACTACGCCGTCGTCGCCGGCGTCGGCGGCGCGACGGACACCCACGTCGTCCACGAGCGGGCCGACCCGACGACGATGCGCGGCGTCGTCGAGTCCTCCGAAATCGCCTACGAGATGGCCGACATGGGCCCCGACGACATCGACGTGGCCGAACTCCACGACATGTTCACTATCCTCGAGTTCCTCCAGTCGGAGGACCTCGGCTTCTTCGAGAAGGGCGAGGGCTGGAAGGCCATCGAGGAGGGCAAGACCGAGTTGGACGGCGAGATTCCGGTCAACCCCTCGGGCGGGCTGAAGTCGAAGGGTCACCCGCTCGGTGCGTCGGGGGTCGCACAGGTGTACGAGATATACAAGCAGGTCATCGGTGACGCCGATACCCAACAACTGGACGCGGACGTCGGGCTCGCGTGCAACGTCGGCGGCTTCGGCAACTGCGTCATCACCACCATCCTGGAGGGTCAGTGAGATGTCCGATTCTGAGCACACACACGAACTGGAGGCGTACCGCTACTCCGACGGGAGCATCACCTACCCCGGCCACCCGGTCGGCCCCGACGGGAGCGAGCCCGAGGGGACGGTCGACCTGAGCGAGTACACGGCGACGGTCATCACGTGGACGACGTCGATGGCGACGCCGCCGGGCGTCCGCCAGCCGAACACCATCGCCATCGTCGAGTTCGACGTCGACGGCGAACCCGTCCGGGCCGTCGGACAGGTCACCGAGGGTGCCGAGGTCGACATCGGCGACGAGGTTCGCGCGGTGTACTGTGAGGAACTCCGCGAACCCGGTGCCGGTATCCGCCATCCCGACAGCCAAGAGTGGGACGGGTTCAGGTTCGAACCGGTCTGACGCCGCCACGTGTGGCTCCGGTGTGAGACGGCGTGCGGGCCGCGGAACGGGTCAGCGCTCTCGTTCGATGCGAACGACGGGCGACGACCTCGGGCGGTGAGCGAAGACAGCGGAGCACGGCAGTGCGAGAGAACGAGACGGCGGCGGTTCGCCGGCGAACCCCTACTCGGCCGCCACCGCGCGCGGCGACGCCTCGAGGGTCTCGAGTTCGTCGAGGCAGTCCTGCACCGTAATCGTATTACTCTCTCTCACGTTCGGCGCGACGGTCGCGATCCCGTCGTCGGTCCGCACTTCGAGACACATCACTGGTAAGACGAGTTCGCGCGCGACGCCGTCGACGAACGACTCGCGCTCGCGGACGGTGAAGAACGGGTCGATGTCGACTCCCACCGTGTCGGCCCACGCGTCGAACGCCTCGTACGCGGCGACGGCTGGCGGTTTGTGGCCCTCGTCCTCGGTCAGCCGGACGCGCCCGTTCCACACCGAGACGTCGTACGTGCCGATTCGGCCCGACGCCTCCAGTTCACGGAGTCGCCTCACGACCGCGTTCTGCTGGTCGTTGGCTCCGAACATATCTCCCCTGACGTAAAGCGTGACGCGCGGTGTCGCAGTCTCGCTGTGTATGGCGCACATCGTGGTGTCCCCCTGCAAGGAGAATGTCGAGCAATCTATGAAAGCGTTTTCCTGATTCTCCGTTGATGCGAGAGCGTGGACGAGCGCCCGGATGATGCGGGTGTCGTGGCTCGGCATTCGTCGCGGCCGGACTGGAGAAGAGCGTTCCCCGCGGAGTCGCCGTTACTGCGACTCGGGCGCGGGGTCGATGAGCACGACCGCTTCACCGTCGATGACCGTCGTCTCGTCGGCCGTCTCGACGGTCGTGTCCAGCCGGTATCGTCGGTCGCCGAGGTCCTCGACGATCTCGACGGTCGCGGTGAGTTCCGAGCCGATGTCGACCGGCTTCAGGAAGCGGAGGTCCTGTGAGAGGTAGACGGTCATCCCCGGGAGTCGCGCGAGCGCGGAGCTGATGAGGCCCGAGGCGAGCGTCCCGTGGACGATTCGCCGGCCGAACCGCGTCTCCTCGGCGAACTCGTCGTCGAGGTGGAGCCGGTTGGTGTCCCCGCTGATGCCCGCGAAGGCGAGGACGTCCTCCTCGGTGATCTGTTTCGTGAAGCTGACGACGTCGCCGACGCCGAGCTCCTCGTCGGCGTCGACGGAGCGCTCCATCGACCACGACTCCTGGCTGTACGCGACGGAGTCGACCTCCGGCTCGCGTACCTCGCTGGCGCCGTTCTGACTCGCCAGCATGGCTCGATTGGCTTCGGCGACGTTGGAGTACATGCGGACGAAGCTCTTCGAGACGTGCTTGGACGACTTGAGCCACGCGGAGGTCATTCCGCGGACTGGTGCAGTCATGTCCATCGCGCTATATTCCATGCTCCGTGTGAACGTCTACAACATTCATAACAGTTGTGAAAGTCCGCTTCGGCTCGACTCGTACCTCCGCCCTCGAAACCATCTGGTGGCATTGAATGGTATTAGGTGGTCAGAGTAGTAAACTTTATCCACTCACGGGGGCTACGAGAAGACGAGATGACAGACGACCCGGACGATGCAACGCCCATGTGGTCGCCCGCCGCGTTCGCGAAGCAGATGCAGGAGGCGTCCCAGCAGGCCACCAAGAGCCAGCAGGAACTGCTCAAGCAGTTCATGCAGGCGTCTTCGGGAGGCATGGACGGCTTCTCACAGCTGAACGCGATGAGTATGGGCAGCGCGATGTTCAAGACGCGCGTCCAGAGCGGCGGCCGCATCTCCATCCCCGACGCCGAGCGCGAGGCGCTCGACATCGAGGAGGGAGACATCGTCCAGGCGATCGTCATCCCCGTCAAACGAAACCGGTGATTCACCATGTCCGCTAACCCCTTCAGCACCATGTTCGACATGCAACGCACGTACATCGAAGCCAGCCACTCCGCGTTCGAGAGCTCGCTCAAACTCCAGCAGGTCGCGTCCGACGCGTTCCTCGGGAGCTTCGAGTCGACGAAGTCCCTGCAGAAGCGCGGCGTCGACCTGACGAAGCGCGCGACGCTCGCCAACCTCGACGCGGTCGAGGAGGCGCTGCCCGCCGACGTCGTCGCCGACCTCCGCTCGGCCGTCGACGAGCAGTACGCCGCCCTCGACGAGGCCCACGACGACGCCTGGGACGCCTTCGAGCGCTCCGCCGAGGACGTCGTCGACTCCTACGACGAACTGACCGAGGCGCAGGCCGAGATGGTCGACGAGCTGTACGAGTCGCTCATGCAGGCCAACGCCGAGGCCGCCGACGTCGCCGACGAGGCCGCAGACGTCGTCGAGCAGTAAATCCGACGGATTTTCCCACCCGCTCTTCGTATTTGAGACCATGGCTAACGACACATTCGACATGACAGACATGACCGACGCAACGCAGATGGAGTCGTTCTTCGAGCAGCTCTCGGAGACCTACTCCGAGGCACTCAAACGCAACATGGACGCTCAGGCGGCGTTCGCCGACCAGTGGATGGAATCGATGGAGGAGGCGATGTCCGAAGAGCGACTCGACGACGCGTCCGACGGTGCCGTCCAGGCCTACGAGGCGTGGATGAACGCGGCCGAGTCCTCGTACGAGCGCGTCGGCGACGCGCTCGAGGGTGAGGACGTCGACCCCGAGGAGTTCCGCGACATCTGGTTCAACGCCGCCAACAAGGCGTTCAAGGAGTCGATGTCGACGACGGCGTTCGCCGCCGCGACGGGCCAGAACGTCGAGGACGTCCTCGACTTCCAAGAACAGCTGAACGACGCCGCACAGGACACCCTCCACGGCATGGGCTTCGCCACGACTGGCGACGTCCGCGAAGTGGGCGAGCGCCTCGTCGAAATCGAGCGCCGCCAGCACGCCATCGAACAGAAGCTCGACCAGCTCCTGGAGCAACAGTAAGATGAACCCCTTCACCGCACCGTTCGAGGCACAGCGGAAGATGCTCGACTCGTGGACAGAGGCCGTCGAGACGGCCGAAGCCACGCCCGAGGGTCTCGAGACGATGGCCTCGGTCGACGTGGGTGAGACGCCGAGCGAGGTCGTCTACGAGGAGAACAAGCTCAAGCTGCTCCGCTACGACGCCGAGGCGGCCGGTATCGAGCCCGAGGAGACCCACGACGTCCCCATCCTCATCGTCTACGCGCTCATCAACCGGCCGTACATCCTCGACCTCCAGCCGGATCGGTCGGTGGTCCGGCGACTCCTCGAAGCGGGCTTCGACGTCTACCTCATCGACTGGGGCGAACCCTCCATGCTCGACCAGTCGCTGACGCTCGACGACTACGTCAACCGCTACATCGACAACTGCGTCGACGAGGTCGCCGAGCGGGCGGGGCTCGACGCCATCAACCTCCTCGGCTACTGCATGGGCGGAACGATGAGCGTCATGTACGCCGCGCTGCACCCCGAGAAGGTCCGGAACCTCGGCCTGATGGCCGCGGGGCTGTGTTTCGCTGGCACCGGCGGCATCCTCGAAGAGTGGGGCGACGACGAGTACTACTCGCCGCGCGACGTCACCGGTGCGTTCGGAAACGTCCCCGCGGAGTTCCTCGACGTCGGCTTCGCCCTGATGGACCCCGTCAACAACTACGTCTCGAAGTACACCACGCTGTACGACAACCTCGACAACGACGACTTCGTGCAGAACTTCGCCCGGATGGAGCGGTGGCTCTCGGACGGCATCGACCTCGCCGGCTCGACGTACGTCCAGTTCCTCGAGGACGTCTACCAGCAGAACAAGCTGTACGAGAACGAACTGGAACTCGACGGCAAGCACGTCGACCTCGGCGAACTCACGATGCCGGTCCTCCAGATCGTCGGACAGTACGACCACCTCATCCCGCCGGAGGCGTCCCGCCCGTTCAACGACGTCGTCCCGTCGGACGACACCACGCTGATGGAGGAGTCGACGGGCCACATCGGCCTGTCAGTGTCGAGCAAGTCCCACGCGAACCTCTGGCCGAACGCCGCCGCGTGGTTCGCCGAGCGGTCGCGCCTCGACGACGAGAGCGAGGCCGTCGACATCGAACTCGACGACCCCGACTCCGAGAGCGACGAGGCCGTCGACGCGGAGAACGGCACCGCTCACGTCGACGACGAGGCGTTCGACGACACGGACCTCGACCAGGTCCGCGGCGTCGGTCCCGCCTACGCCGACCGACTGCGCGAAGCGGGTGTCGGGACCGTCTCCGAACTCGCCGCGGCCGACCCCGACGAACTCGCCGCGAGCATCGACGTCTCGACGTCGCGGGTCGCCGACTGGGTCGACCACGCGACCGAACTGACGTCCTGACACGCGCGTTCCGGACTGACCACGGCTAGCGGACGCTGGGCTGACCAGCCACCATCGCCGTCGTTCCGGCGGGCGGTCGCCGCTTGGAACGAGTGAGACCGGTTCTCGTGTCGGCTTCGAGACCTGAACTATTATACGCTGCTTCCGAGTGTCACCAACTGTGAGTCACCGTCACCGCGTCGACAGGCTGTCGGCGTCGTGGCGCTCACTTCGAACATGAAACTCGAAGACAGAACCTGTGTCATCACGGGCGCATCGAGGGGGATTGGCCGCGGTATCGCGGAGGAGATGGCCGGCGAGGGCGCGAACGTCGTCGTCAACTACCGCTCATCGGAGGCGGAGGCACGGGACGTCGTCGAGACCATCCGCGACGCCGGCGGTGACGCCATGGCGGCGCAGGCCGACGTCACCGATTACGAGGCCGTCGGGCAGATGTGCGACGAGGTCCACGAGACGTTCGGCCCCGCGGACATCCTCATCAACAACGCCGGCATCACGAAGGACACGTCGTTCGCACGCATGAGCCCCGAGGAGTGGAAGACCGTCATCGACGTCAACCTCAACGGGACGTTCAACGCGACGAAGGTGTTCTTCGACGACATCAAGCAGTCCGACCAGGGGAGGCTCATCAACATCTCCTCAATCGTCGGTAAACAGGGCAACTTCGGGCAGGCCAACTACGCGACGGCGAAGTCGGGCATCTTCGGTTTCACCCGGACCATCGCGCTCGAACTCGCCCCGTCGGGGTCGACGTCGAACTCCGTCGCCCCCGGCTTCACGCGCACGGACATGCTCGACGAGGTCCGCGAGGACATCCAAGAGCAGATTCTCGAACAGATTCCGATGGGCCGGTTCGCCGAAGTGGAAGACGTCTCCCACATCGTCAAGTTCCTCGCCAGCGAGGAAGCGTCCTACATCACCGGCGAGGTCATCGACGTCAACGGCGCGATGGACCTCTGAGGCAGCTGCCCGCCTCCTGTGTGAGTCGTATACAAGGACATAATATCCTGTATTAACGATATACATAGTATATGTCCATGTACAAGGTAAGTTTAAGTGGAATCGAGTCAACGTACTGAGTAGACATGACCCAGCAACTCCTCACCCGCAGTGCGGACGAGACGACGCCCGACCTCCCGACCGAACTCGACTCGACCTCGTCGAAACTGGTCTACCTCTACCTTCGCGCCGCGGGGGCGTGCACCGTCGACGAACTCCAGGCGTCGCTGGATATGAAGAAGATCTCGCTGTACCCACTCCTCAAGAGCCTCTCGAAGAAGGGACTCGTCGACAGCGAGGGCGAGACCTACCGGCTCGCCTAGGGCGGCTCAGACTGCCCCGTCTCCGTCCCCGTTCTCGCGGTTCCCCACCTCGTCGCTTTCGTCGTCGCCCTCGTCGCCCCCCGCCGACTCCGCTCGCACTTCGTCCCGAATCGACTCGAGCTCCGCGTCCACGTCGACCGCCGCGTCGTCGTGTTCGGCACCCGCGTCGTCCACGTCGGCCTCCGGTTCGTTCCGCCCGTCGGCCGTCTCGTCGTCGACCGGGATGACGACGCTCCGTCGCTCGTCCCCCGAGCGTCGTGACCGCGACGGCGACTCCCGCCCCGCCTCCCGCGCGGCGGCCAGTCGCGACTCGATTTCGCCGGTGAGGTCGCGCGCCTCCCTGAACACGTCCCGTGCGACCGGGTCCGTCGGCTCCTCGGTCCCGGTGAGCGCCCGCCGCAGGTCGTCGAGCGCACGCTCGGTCCCCTCGACGACCCGCCGGTCGACCCCGTCGAGACTCCCTGTCCCCTCCCCTCGGAGGCTCCGCTCGGGGTCCGCCAACCTGAGGACGCCGCGCAGCAGTTCGAGCGACTGGATCGTCGTCTCGAGGATGGCGATGACGGTCGGGATGGTGTACTCCTCGGTGAACCTGACGACGTCGCTCCCGCGCGGTG
It contains:
- a CDS encoding Zn-ribbon domain-containing OB-fold protein, with protein sequence MSDSEHTHELEAYRYSDGSITYPGHPVGPDGSEPEGTVDLSEYTATVITWTTSMATPPGVRQPNTIAIVEFDVDGEPVRAVGQVTEGAEVDIGDEVRAVYCEELREPGAGIRHPDSQEWDGFRFEPV
- the phaC gene encoding class III poly(R)-hydroxyalkanoic acid synthase subunit PhaC → MNPFTAPFEAQRKMLDSWTEAVETAEATPEGLETMASVDVGETPSEVVYEENKLKLLRYDAEAAGIEPEETHDVPILIVYALINRPYILDLQPDRSVVRRLLEAGFDVYLIDWGEPSMLDQSLTLDDYVNRYIDNCVDEVAERAGLDAINLLGYCMGGTMSVMYAALHPEKVRNLGLMAAGLCFAGTGGILEEWGDDEYYSPRDVTGAFGNVPAEFLDVGFALMDPVNNYVSKYTTLYDNLDNDDFVQNFARMERWLSDGIDLAGSTYVQFLEDVYQQNKLYENELELDGKHVDLGELTMPVLQIVGQYDHLIPPEASRPFNDVVPSDDTTLMEESTGHIGLSVSSKSHANLWPNAAAWFAERSRLDDESEAVDIELDDPDSESDEAVDAENGTAHVDDEAFDDTDLDQVRGVGPAYADRLREAGVGTVSELAAADPDELAASIDVSTSRVADWVDHATELTS
- a CDS encoding MaoC family dehydratase; the protein is MEYSAMDMTAPVRGMTSAWLKSSKHVSKSFVRMYSNVAEANRAMLASQNGASEVREPEVDSVAYSQESWSMERSVDADEELGVGDVVSFTKQITEEDVLAFAGISGDTNRLHLDDEFAEETRFGRRIVHGTLASGLISSALARLPGMTVYLSQDLRFLKPVDIGSELTATVEIVEDLGDRRYRLDTTVETADETTVIDGEAVVLIDPAPESQ
- a CDS encoding DUF7547 family protein, whose protein sequence is MSHDPDRDDLATLLSDLRTTLDDLERTLDTDDGRDRRPARREPPRGSDVVRFTEEYTIPTVIAILETTIQSLELLRGVLRLADPERSLRGEGTGSLDGVDRRVVEGTERALDDLRRALTGTEEPTDPVARDVFREARDLTGEIESRLAAAREAGRESPSRSRRSGDERRSVVIPVDDETADGRNEPEADVDDAGAEHDDAAVDVDAELESIRDEVRAESAGGDEGDDESDEVGNRENGDGDGAV
- a CDS encoding beta-ketoacyl-ACP reductase; translation: MKLEDRTCVITGASRGIGRGIAEEMAGEGANVVVNYRSSEAEARDVVETIRDAGGDAMAAQADVTDYEAVGQMCDEVHETFGPADILINNAGITKDTSFARMSPEEWKTVIDVNLNGTFNATKVFFDDIKQSDQGRLINISSIVGKQGNFGQANYATAKSGIFGFTRTIALELAPSGSTSNSVAPGFTRTDMLDEVREDIQEQILEQIPMGRFAEVEDVSHIVKFLASEEASYITGEVIDVNGAMDL
- a CDS encoding AbrB/MazE/SpoVT family DNA-binding domain-containing protein, which produces MTDDPDDATPMWSPAAFAKQMQEASQQATKSQQELLKQFMQASSGGMDGFSQLNAMSMGSAMFKTRVQSGGRISIPDAEREALDIEEGDIVQAIVIPVKRNR
- a CDS encoding helix-turn-helix domain-containing protein encodes the protein MTQQLLTRSADETTPDLPTELDSTSSKLVYLYLRAAGACTVDELQASLDMKKISLYPLLKSLSKKGLVDSEGETYRLA
- a CDS encoding thiolase family protein, which gives rise to MERVAIIGASMTQFGQRDAWLQELLAEAGQACLDDAGVSADEIDHLYLSNMASGEFEGQTGSMNYLAHDLAAMPSYTQRIDQTSSSGGAGVYAAYQSIASGASEMTLLVGGEKMTHCTTAEATDVIASITHRAEYKHGLTLPSFAGLTARLYLDQYDAPRESLGKVAVKNHKNGVHNPHAQFQKEVDLETVLESPIVADPLRLYDFCPITDGSAALLFCPESVAEQYTDDYAVVAGVGGATDTHVVHERADPTTMRGVVESSEIAYEMADMGPDDIDVAELHDMFTILEFLQSEDLGFFEKGEGWKAIEEGKTELDGEIPVNPSGGLKSKGHPLGASGVAQVYEIYKQVIGDADTQQLDADVGLACNVGGFGNCVITTILEGQ
- a CDS encoding poly(R)-hydroxyalkanoic acid synthase subunit, which translates into the protein MANDTFDMTDMTDATQMESFFEQLSETYSEALKRNMDAQAAFADQWMESMEEAMSEERLDDASDGAVQAYEAWMNAAESSYERVGDALEGEDVDPEEFRDIWFNAANKAFKESMSTTAFAAATGQNVEDVLDFQEQLNDAAQDTLHGMGFATTGDVREVGERLVEIERRQHAIEQKLDQLLEQQ
- a CDS encoding DUF7548 family protein, giving the protein MDVEDVAPLVGSVACGAVVAALVAPFVLVSNPGTELGLYYASGPAGGTVLGFLAPIAVVVFLAGRRGRTDPVTAAGLTLVLGLGMLGLAASWAFAVDPELVFNFSAAWMGYHRWVVVGLTAFVPLSAGAYARAVL
- a CDS encoding HTH domain-containing protein, which encodes MPSHDTRIIRALVHALASTENQENAFIDCSTFSLQGDTTMCAIHSETATPRVTLYVRGDMFGANDQQNAVVRRLRELEASGRIGTYDVSVWNGRVRLTEDEGHKPPAVAAYEAFDAWADTVGVDIDPFFTVRERESFVDGVARELVLPVMCLEVRTDDGIATVAPNVRESNTITVQDCLDELETLEASPRAVAAE